AAGAATAACAATTCCGAGCCCTGCTTCGAAGCCAAGGCCTATGTCAACCCTCTGTATCCCGAAGAGCACCTGGTAACCAAGACCTCTTGCTCCTATCATGGCGGCTATAACTACCATTGAAAGGGAAAGCATAATACACTGGTTAACTCCTGCCATAATTGTCGGCAGGGCCGCAGGCAGCTCAACTTTAACAAGCTTTTGCCAGGGTGTTGACCCAAAGGCATCCGCAACCTCCTTAAGCTCCCGAGGAACCTGGCGGATTCCAAGATTGGTCAAACGAATGGTAGGAGGCATTGCAAACACAAGGGTTGCAATCATGCCCGGGACGTTTCCAAGCCCGAAGAAGATCAGGGCGGGAATGAGGTAAACAAAAGAAGGCATGGTCTGCATAAGGTCCAGGATCGGCTTCAGGACGTTAAAGAAGAAATCACTTTTAGCAGCGAGAATTCCCAGGGGAATTCCTATAACCAGTGCCAGAAATGCCGAGGAGATCACAAGGGAAAGTGTTTCCATTGAAAGTGTCCATAGTCGCAAATTCTCAATCAACAGGAGACCGACAAAAGTTCCCACCGCAAGTTTCAGATTTTTCTTGCCTGTGAAATAAGCCAGGGCAGCAATAAGCAGCGCGAAAATGAGAGGTGGGAAAAGCATCAGAAAGTCCCTGAATCCAGTAATCATAAAACCAAGGAAATCGCTTATAATGTCCAGGAGCCAGCCAAGATTGAGCTCGATCCAGTAGACTGCAATCTCAACGTAATCTCCTATAGGAATTTTGGAGAAAATCACATTTTAACCTCC
This window of the Methanosarcina mazei S-6 genome carries:
- a CDS encoding ABC transporter permease, with amino-acid sequence MIFSKIPIGDYVEIAVYWIELNLGWLLDIISDFLGFMITGFRDFLMLFPPLIFALLIAALAYFTGKKNLKLAVGTFVGLLLIENLRLWTLSMETLSLVISSAFLALVIGIPLGILAAKSDFFFNVLKPILDLMQTMPSFVYLIPALIFFGLGNVPGMIATLVFAMPPTIRLTNLGIRQVPRELKEVADAFGSTPWQKLVKVELPAALPTIMAGVNQCIMLSLSMVVIAAMIGARGLGYQVLFGIQRVDIGLGFEAGLGIVILAVILDRITQNLSPK